From a single Streptomyces rubradiris genomic region:
- a CDS encoding UDP-N-acetylglucosamine 1-carboxyvinyltransferase, which translates to MTTTHAPSVAAEVIAVRPGPPLAGTVSVDGSKNAALPLLAAAAALGRPLRLSNVPHSTDVQIMLTLLHQAGWHAAQPADEPTTYVVLPTEASRGLPELAQAAHIRASYYLVPALLARYGQARLPWPGGCRIGARGMELHFKVYEAFGDRSRQGSSGYGIEALTSHTGTVSITLPFRSRGATVAATLRALTTGRPLRLGQPNLSPEVLSVLDALSSVGWETRAGEHVLTLSPPSSPSAAPVAWTVPGDKIEAATLACAIAATRGTARINGVQGKDVGPFIAALHQLGMPVDAEPDGLTVRAQEAALTGRPLRAIASLSPAGLDADFEPPLMALALGLPGTHLFADAINPGRHGNLLPQLSRLGAEIEEISATECRLTGPQQLTGTGAEATDIRTGSALMVAGLTARGVTTIGGLDQLRRGHADLSGKLRALGADICEVTP; encoded by the coding sequence ATGACGACCACCCACGCCCCCAGCGTGGCCGCCGAGGTGATCGCCGTACGCCCTGGGCCGCCACTCGCCGGCACCGTGAGCGTCGACGGCTCCAAGAACGCCGCTCTGCCGCTCCTGGCCGCCGCGGCGGCCCTCGGTCGCCCGCTCAGACTGAGCAACGTCCCGCACAGCACCGACGTCCAGATCATGCTCACTCTTCTGCACCAGGCAGGCTGGCATGCCGCGCAGCCCGCCGACGAACCGACCACTTACGTGGTCCTGCCAACGGAGGCATCTCGGGGGCTGCCCGAACTTGCGCAGGCAGCCCACATCCGAGCCTCGTACTACCTCGTCCCCGCCCTGCTCGCGCGTTACGGCCAGGCACGGCTGCCCTGGCCGGGCGGCTGCCGGATCGGTGCGCGCGGGATGGAGCTGCACTTCAAGGTGTACGAGGCATTCGGCGACCGGAGCCGGCAGGGCAGCTCCGGTTACGGCATCGAGGCGCTCACCTCTCACACCGGCACCGTCTCCATCACACTGCCGTTCCGCTCTCGCGGTGCGACCGTGGCCGCGACACTGCGCGCCCTCACGACCGGCCGCCCCTTACGGCTGGGCCAGCCCAACCTCTCGCCCGAAGTCCTGAGCGTGCTCGACGCCCTGAGTTCGGTGGGCTGGGAGACGCGCGCCGGCGAGCATGTACTCACTCTCTCACCGCCCTCCTCGCCGTCGGCTGCCCCCGTTGCCTGGACGGTGCCCGGAGACAAGATCGAGGCAGCTACGCTGGCCTGCGCGATCGCCGCGACGCGCGGCACTGCCCGTATCAATGGTGTGCAGGGCAAGGACGTCGGCCCGTTCATAGCTGCCCTGCATCAGCTCGGCATGCCCGTGGACGCGGAGCCGGATGGCCTTACCGTCCGCGCCCAGGAGGCAGCCCTCACTGGTCGTCCCCTGCGGGCCATCGCCTCCCTGAGCCCGGCCGGCCTGGACGCCGACTTCGAACCACCGCTCATGGCACTCGCCCTCGGACTGCCCGGCACGCACCTGTTCGCCGACGCCATCAATCCCGGCCGCCACGGCAACCTGCTACCGCAGCTGAGCCGCCTGGGCGCCGAGATCGAGGAGATTTCCGCCACCGAATGCCGCCTGACCGGGCCCCAGCAGCTGACGGGCACGGGCGCCGAAGCCACCGACATCCGGACCGGGTCCGCCCTCATGGTCGCCGGCCTCACCGCCCGAGGCGTCACCACCATCGGCGGCCTCGACCAGTTGCGCCGCGGCCACGCCGACCTGTCCGGCAAGCTGCGCGCCCTGGGTGCCGACATCTGCGAGGTCACCCCGTGA
- a CDS encoding serine hydrolase domain-containing protein, translated as MTYDRDRIEALLDEGVRDKVYPGAVWALGDATGTLAQGTSGVLDPDEPDVPMRTDTVFDAASLTKILAVWSSIGALWQEGSLGLDQPLGTFWPDVAGHPLGIVTTQQLLTHTAGVPLRAQLKNLYGTNPEEIRRGVLREQLHRPPGEAVEYTDRAALILGYLAEHLSGQPLDQLATTRTWHPLGMTSTRFGPLPADVAARCAPTELDQDTDTHLKGVAHDFSARLLGGVCGIAGAFTVVDDLAAFLRYMLAPAASQFRAGFGSEWITRSLTIHTGQLQPARGLFWHPAPGTTAEEDVWVHYGFTGTGMWISPTKDRWAVLLTNKLYYTRDREPLADVRNTFRELAFT; from the coding sequence ATGACGTACGACCGCGACCGTATCGAAGCCCTGCTCGACGAAGGAGTCCGCGACAAGGTGTACCCGGGCGCCGTGTGGGCCCTCGGCGACGCCACCGGCACCCTCGCCCAGGGCACCTCCGGCGTCCTCGACCCCGACGAGCCGGACGTGCCGATGCGCACCGACACCGTCTTCGACGCCGCCAGCCTCACCAAGATCCTGGCCGTCTGGTCCTCCATCGGGGCCCTGTGGCAAGAGGGAAGCCTCGGCCTCGACCAACCGCTCGGCACGTTCTGGCCCGACGTCGCCGGCCACCCACTCGGCATCGTCACCACCCAACAATTGCTGACCCACACCGCCGGTGTCCCGCTACGAGCCCAACTGAAGAACCTCTACGGCACCAACCCCGAGGAGATCCGCCGAGGCGTCCTCCGCGAACAGCTGCACCGACCTCCAGGTGAGGCAGTCGAGTACACCGACCGGGCCGCCCTCATCCTGGGCTACCTCGCCGAACACCTCTCCGGACAGCCCCTGGATCAATTGGCCACCACCCGCACCTGGCACCCACTGGGCATGACCTCCACCCGCTTCGGCCCCCTGCCCGCCGACGTCGCCGCCCGCTGCGCACCGACCGAGCTCGACCAGGACACCGACACCCACCTCAAGGGAGTCGCCCACGACTTCTCTGCCCGCCTCCTGGGAGGCGTCTGCGGCATCGCCGGCGCCTTCACTGTCGTCGACGATCTAGCCGCCTTCCTCCGGTACATGCTCGCCCCTGCCGCTTCCCAGTTCCGGGCTGGTTTCGGGAGCGAGTGGATCACCCGCTCCCTGACGATCCACACTGGCCAACTCCAGCCCGCTCGTGGCTTGTTCTGGCACCCCGCTCCCGGCACCACCGCCGAGGAGGACGTCTGGGTCCACTACGGCTTCACCGGCACAGGCATGTGGATCTCCCCCACCAAGGACCGCTGGGCGGTGCTCCTGACCAACAAGCTCTACTACACCCGCGACCGCGAGCCGCTGGCCGATGTCCGCAACACCTTCCGCGAACTCGCCTTTACGTAA
- a CDS encoding metallophosphoesterase, translating into MTADGRNLRQIVATTDVHSAFDNAAPFLTHLHALRRTSLIVDCGDFFEGSGYYRLARGVIEREILLGLYDVLAPGNHGWPHHFEPDLHQRTVCANAVGANTGDALFRRLYIATIDGRRVGVTAVIGRQAFRSIPATQRAGHCVTDPLQALDEVILAHHHEVDSWVLLSHSGFAEDREIAAACPFLDVVFAGHCHSDQYGPVRVDGTLVVKGQELAGGYAIAMPVGTGWGADTTSFPDRATSVIPTKLADLRSRIEDVKQQLADVLGPISPAYRHQALDRRSLLLDLTARLRTGLGADAVILNETALRAVLLGGNLTQGDLLSIEPFGNQLVHAHVPDPARSDLPGWLSQLTTQTGPLVTAPDPLPDSVTTVLTTDYLADTYLGERTHEAGLRLDQAVQHVLTAPNTTKGGR; encoded by the coding sequence GTGACCGCCGACGGCCGGAACCTGCGCCAGATCGTCGCCACGACGGACGTCCACTCCGCCTTCGACAACGCCGCACCGTTTCTGACCCACCTCCACGCACTCCGCCGGACCTCGCTCATCGTGGACTGTGGCGACTTCTTCGAAGGCAGCGGGTATTACCGCCTCGCTCGCGGCGTGATCGAGCGGGAGATCCTGCTCGGGCTGTACGACGTGTTGGCCCCTGGCAACCACGGCTGGCCCCACCACTTCGAACCCGACCTTCACCAGCGCACTGTCTGCGCCAACGCCGTCGGTGCCAACACCGGCGACGCTCTGTTCCGCCGCCTGTACATCGCCACCATCGACGGACGGCGCGTCGGCGTAACCGCTGTGATCGGCCGGCAAGCCTTCCGCTCGATCCCTGCCACCCAGCGAGCCGGCCACTGCGTCACCGATCCCCTCCAGGCCCTGGACGAGGTGATTCTCGCCCACCACCACGAGGTGGACAGCTGGGTCCTACTCAGTCACTCCGGCTTCGCCGAAGACCGGGAGATCGCGGCGGCCTGTCCCTTCCTCGACGTGGTCTTCGCAGGGCACTGCCACAGCGATCAGTACGGCCCGGTCCGAGTCGACGGCACCCTGGTCGTCAAGGGCCAGGAACTCGCCGGCGGCTATGCGATCGCCATGCCCGTGGGTACGGGATGGGGTGCGGACACCACATCCTTCCCCGATCGGGCCACGAGCGTCATTCCGACGAAGCTTGCGGATCTACGCTCCCGCATCGAAGACGTCAAGCAGCAGCTGGCCGACGTCCTCGGCCCGATCAGTCCGGCATACCGCCACCAGGCCCTCGACCGGCGCAGCCTGCTCCTGGACCTCACCGCCCGCCTGCGCACGGGGCTCGGCGCGGACGCGGTCATCCTCAACGAGACGGCGCTACGCGCCGTACTCCTCGGCGGCAACCTCACCCAGGGCGACCTGCTCTCCATCGAGCCGTTCGGCAACCAGCTGGTGCACGCCCACGTGCCGGATCCAGCACGAAGCGACCTCCCAGGCTGGTTGTCACAGCTCACCACCCAAACCGGCCCGCTCGTCACCGCTCCCGATCCCTTGCCGGACTCCGTCACCACCGTGCTGACCACCGACTACCTCGCCGACACCTACCTCGGTGAGCGCACGCACGAGGCCGGCCTGCGTCTGGACCAGGCCGTCCAGCACGTCCTTACCGCTCCTAACACCACGAAAGGAGGCAGGTAA
- a CDS encoding glycosyltransferase family 4 protein, with translation MAATFLDLPVGSPGGSVELFLDLYTGQQPLIPARAFMLAPSGHVPRPPAGLNVLPVAGKCLEGTAFSRYVATLRRALTATLDPTQIDVLHLQHLTFGATPALIRALPAHPRIALVHGTDLLFAETHREQLQVLRETARAADAIVVPTNAMADRLLRLAPQIEHRKITHIPWGIPDHLLTNPPARPVRTSTSHLRLLYAGRLTAEKGGEMLIKCLAPVPGVELSVAAPRAQFHALAPLLQRTGVRVRYLGWLRRPQLWKAFTDHDVLVVPSTTLEAMGLVALEAQARGLPVLYQPVPGLSEALAASGMATDFTHSAVLARDLDRLRKTPGLLTALRQAGYANAARYPLSATARTLTDLGRQLT, from the coding sequence ATGGCCGCCACCTTCCTGGACCTCCCCGTCGGAAGCCCCGGCGGCAGCGTCGAGCTCTTCCTCGACCTCTACACCGGCCAGCAGCCCCTCATCCCGGCCCGCGCTTTCATGCTCGCACCATCCGGTCACGTTCCTCGTCCACCCGCCGGACTCAACGTGCTCCCCGTGGCGGGCAAATGCCTGGAAGGAACCGCCTTCAGCCGCTACGTCGCCACCCTGCGCAGAGCGCTTACAGCCACGCTCGATCCCACACAGATCGACGTCCTTCACTTGCAGCACCTTACGTTCGGCGCCACACCCGCCCTCATCCGCGCTCTGCCCGCGCATCCTCGGATAGCCCTCGTCCACGGCACGGATCTCCTCTTCGCCGAGACCCACCGAGAACAGCTCCAAGTGCTGCGCGAAACAGCGAGGGCCGCTGACGCCATCGTGGTCCCCACCAACGCAATGGCCGATCGCCTCCTCAGGCTCGCCCCGCAGATCGAACACCGAAAGATCACCCACATCCCCTGGGGCATCCCCGACCACCTGCTCACGAACCCGCCGGCTCGACCTGTGCGCACGTCCACCAGCCACCTTCGCCTTCTGTACGCAGGTCGCCTGACCGCCGAAAAGGGTGGAGAGATGCTGATCAAGTGTCTGGCTCCCGTGCCCGGCGTCGAGCTGAGCGTTGCGGCGCCCAGAGCCCAGTTCCACGCACTGGCCCCGCTGCTGCAACGAACCGGCGTACGAGTGCGCTACCTCGGCTGGCTCCGCCGCCCACAGCTGTGGAAAGCCTTCACCGATCACGACGTGCTGGTCGTGCCGTCCACCACCCTGGAGGCCATGGGACTAGTCGCGCTGGAAGCCCAGGCACGCGGACTACCCGTCCTCTACCAGCCCGTACCCGGCCTCAGCGAAGCGCTCGCCGCTTCCGGCATGGCCACCGACTTCACCCACTCCGCCGTACTCGCGCGCGACCTCGACCGGCTGAGAAAGACACCCGGACTGCTGACCGCCCTGCGACAGGCCGGCTATGCAAACGCAGCACGCTATCCCCTCTCGGCGACCGCACGAACCCTGACCGACCTCGGCCGACAGCTCACGTGA
- a CDS encoding dCTP deaminase domain-containing protein gives MILTGPAIAAAVQAGEITIEPYEPSRVSPNAYDWRLGATIRVCDGDLDAATPTAFTEQSIPDAGFVLRPGLLYLGITLERTGSETYAQLLNGDRTTGSLGIWVHVSAPLGHQGHAIRWTLEIRAARPVRLYPGMTFGKLVFLTTFGAPASYQQRPAKYATTEGIDISRLYEEIDGGTR, from the coding sequence GTGATCCTCACCGGTCCCGCCATTGCCGCCGCCGTCCAGGCCGGCGAGATCACCATTGAGCCGTACGAGCCCAGCCGCGTCTCCCCCAACGCCTACGACTGGCGGCTGGGCGCCACCATCCGCGTCTGCGATGGCGACCTCGACGCCGCAACCCCCACCGCCTTCACCGAGCAGTCCATCCCCGACGCCGGCTTCGTGCTGCGCCCTGGCCTGCTCTACCTCGGCATCACCCTGGAGCGGACCGGTTCGGAGACGTACGCGCAGCTGCTGAACGGCGACCGCACCACCGGCTCCCTGGGCATCTGGGTCCACGTGTCGGCTCCGCTCGGACACCAGGGCCATGCGATCCGGTGGACGCTGGAAATTCGCGCCGCCCGACCGGTGCGCTTGTATCCGGGCATGACCTTCGGCAAGCTCGTCTTCCTCACCACCTTCGGCGCACCGGCCAGCTACCAGCAACGGCCCGCAAAGTACGCGACCACGGAAGGCATCGACATTTCGCGCCTTTACGAGGAGATCGACGGAGGCACGCGGTGA
- the dcd gene encoding dCTP deaminase, protein MILTGPEITAAAHDGRLRITPFAADQVNPNSYNVRLGPALITYTGPVLDAHRPNPTHETTIGADGHVLQPGELYLGHTLEEVGSDTFVPLLFGRSSVGRLGLFVEITAPIGDIGFHGQWTLMLSPIRPLRVYAGMKIGQIMFFVSTGAVDLYRGKYQAATGPQPSAYWRDLARLQVVAS, encoded by the coding sequence ATGATCCTCACCGGCCCGGAGATCACCGCTGCCGCCCATGACGGCCGCCTCCGCATCACCCCGTTCGCCGCCGACCAGGTCAACCCCAACAGCTATAACGTGCGTCTGGGCCCCGCCCTGATCACCTACACAGGCCCCGTATTGGACGCCCACCGGCCCAACCCCACCCACGAAACCACCATCGGCGCAGACGGGCACGTCCTCCAGCCAGGCGAGCTCTACCTCGGCCACACCCTAGAAGAGGTCGGCTCCGACACCTTCGTGCCACTGTTGTTCGGCCGCTCCTCCGTCGGCCGCCTCGGCCTGTTCGTCGAGATCACCGCCCCCATCGGCGATATCGGCTTCCACGGCCAGTGGACACTCATGCTCTCCCCGATCCGACCGCTGCGCGTGTACGCCGGCATGAAGATCGGGCAGATCATGTTCTTCGTCTCCACCGGTGCCGTGGACCTCTACCGCGGCAAGTACCAGGCCGCCACAGGACCGCAGCCCTCCGCCTACTGGCGAGACCTCGCCCGACTCCAGGTGGTGGCATCGTGA